The following coding sequences lie in one Rutidosis leptorrhynchoides isolate AG116_Rl617_1_P2 chromosome 4, CSIRO_AGI_Rlap_v1, whole genome shotgun sequence genomic window:
- the LOC139842882 gene encoding uncharacterized protein: protein MEFDENEQEDINNKPKTTKSNRNKIDDNEDESLNKQNTRGIILSVTKPSYTLKGGIGSDLRSIRCEHRNRLRYLLRQLVRRQNWSEASGVLSVLLKGTHRDNGFSTNRSKYWAALEILNHMAADKVKPRKMQQVYEIWMKKSYAITKNKRLAKGRFDVQLEYLLFCIAQGDNDGAYQAMISLQQESDFASDPIANLLVGLSFSHLWYNAIQKEMHLDDSSESSTSFQSVSGMSAPPEPIISVDLSIRQSAVEVQVSNSSQPDSNTSVRIGKPFDPEEVFDRDRVVPMAVDRVMKKEVLEYDESVESDQSGNPSQFPHTGSKRYGSIFYARDLETLLMPIRFPGTNTFEDFISFQKRIQNDHYKAAVKHLRAALHLEAFEALLPLIQMLLVGDQVKEAIEEVESVVQNSHASLPFRLRASLLEHFSNEDVSKMCACFEDTLNKDPTCRHSLLKLINLHYDGRYSIEKLVEMIAKHLEASYPDCHIWKEFASCFIKLSHCDEDRMSSCVGDSCTKRSANVPDMFKDDEVSDNWRLRCRWWQTRHFTQTRLTSEIASGNMELVGYKAASACHLYGPEFTYVVKAYAYLKEEKNQFRPILKMHMENAIGLKDKIYNYN from the exons ATGGAATTCGATGAAAACGAACAAGAAGACATCAACAACAAACCTAAAACTACAAAATCAAACCGAAATAAAATTGACGATAACGAAGATGAGTCATTGAATAAGCAAAACACTAGAGGAATTATATTATCTGTTACGAAGCCTTCTTATACTTTAAAAGGGGGTATAGGTAGCGATTTACGTAGTATACGGTGTGAGCACCGGAATAGACTCCGGTACCTTCTCCGGCAACTTGTCCGTCGACAGAATTGGAGTGAAGCTTCCGGCGTGTTGAGCGTGTTGTTGAAAGGAACGCATAGAGATAACGGGTTTTCAACCAATCGGAGTAAATATTGG GCTGCATTGGAGATTCTGAATCATATGGCTGCTGACAAAGTTAAACCAAGAAAAATGCAACAGGTTTATGAAATATGGATGAAAAAAAGTTACGCGATTACAAAAAATAAGCGGTTGGCAAAG GGTAGGTTTGATGTGCAGTTAGAATACCTTCTTTTCTGTATTGCACAAGGTGACAATGATGGTGCATACCAGGCTATGATCAG CCTTCAGCAAGAAAGTGACTTTGCGAGTGACCCTATCGCAAATTTATTGGTGGGGCTCTCTTTTTCTCATCTATGGTACAATGCTATACAAAAAGAAATGCATTTAGACGATTCATCCGAGTCAAGTACATCGTTTCAGTCAGTGTCAGGTATGTCGGCGCCGCCTGAACCGATCATATCCGTTGATCTCTCTATTCGACAAAGTGCTGTTGAAGTTCAAGTTTCCAATTCTTCTCAACCCGATTCAAACACCTCTGTTAGAATTGGTAAACCGTTTGATCCTGAAGAAGTTTTTGATCGAGATCGAGTAGTTCCAATGGCGGTTGACCGTGTTATGAAGAAAGAAGTACTTGAATATGACGAATCCGTTGAGAGTGATCAAAGTGGCAACCCGTCCCAGTTTCCTCATACTGGCAGCAAACGATATGGTTCTATATTTTATGCTCGTG ATCTAGAAACATTGTTGATGCCTATAAGATTTCCTGGCACAAATACGTTTGAGGATTTCATCTCTTTTCAAAAGAGAATACAGAACGATCATTATAAGGCTGCAGTGAAGCATTTACGGGCTGCTCTTCATCTAGAAGCTTTTGAAGCTTTACTACCTCTAATTCAG atGCTTTTGGTTGGGGATCAAGTTAAGGAAGCTATAGAAGAAGTGGAAAGTGTTGTACAAAACTCTCACGCCTCACTTCCTTTTAG ATTAAGAGCTAGTCTTCTGGAACATTTTTCAAACGAGGATGTAAGCAAAATGTGCGCCTGCTTTGAAGACACTTTAAATAAGGATCCAACTTGTAGACACTCACTGTTAAAGCTAATCAACTTGCACTATGATG GGCGTTACAGCATAGAAAAACTGGTAGAAATGATTGCTAAGCATTTGGAGGCTTCATATCCGGACTGTCATATATGGAAAGAATTTGCTTCTTGCTTTATAAAGCTTTCTCACTGTGATGAAGATAGAATGTCGAGTTGTGTTGGTGATAGCTGCACAAAGCGTTCTGCTAATGTTCCTGACATGTTTAAAGATGATGAAGTAAGTGATAACTGGAGATTACGTTGTCGATGGTGGCAGACACGTCATTTTACCCAAACAAGGCTTACATCAGAAATTGCGTCAG GGAATATGGAGCTTGTGGGTTACAAAGCGGCCTCGGCCTGCCATCTTTATGGTCCGGAATTCACGTACGTTGTGAAGGCTTATGCATACTTGAAGGAAGAAAAAAATCAATTCAGGCCAATCTTGAAAATGCACATGGAGAACGCTATTGGATTAAAAgacaaaatatataattataattga